In one window of Fervidobacterium gondwanense DSM 13020 DNA:
- the cobO gene encoding cob(I)yrinic acid a,c-diamide adenosyltransferase — translation MGFVHVYTGNGKGKTTAAFGQALRAACAGMNVFIGQFIKGMKYTELDVERYIPNITIEQFGRDCFIKRNPDKIDIELAQKGFEKVKNFILNGTYDLVILDELNVAIYYGLIPVSQVLELLEKRDKDVEIIITGRYAPNELLEYADLVTQMREVKHYYTKGIMARKGIEF, via the coding sequence ATGGGGTTTGTGCATGTTTATACAGGTAATGGTAAAGGTAAGACAACAGCAGCATTTGGCCAGGCACTTAGAGCCGCATGTGCAGGTATGAATGTTTTTATCGGGCAATTTATAAAGGGTATGAAATACACCGAACTTGACGTAGAAAGATATATCCCAAACATTACTATCGAACAGTTCGGACGAGATTGCTTTATCAAAAGAAATCCTGATAAAATCGATATAGAACTTGCTCAAAAAGGGTTTGAAAAAGTAAAAAATTTCATTCTCAATGGAACATACGATTTAGTTATTCTTGACGAGTTAAACGTAGCAATTTATTATGGTCTCATCCCAGTTAGCCAAGTGCTTGAACTGTTGGAAAAACGCGATAAAGACGTCGAGATTATAATTACGGGAAGATATGCTCCAAATGAACTTTTGGAATACGCTGATCTGGTTACTCAGATGAGAGAGGTTAAGCATTATTATACAAAAGGTATCATGGCAAGGAAAGGTATAGAATTTTAA
- the cbiR gene encoding cobamide remodeling phosphodiesterase CbiR has translation MSTANKQLIGSTSWVIPGTYYENARILAHLVDFVELLVYTWDDETKELLEKEAKYLAKLTGKYGLKYTVHLPTNNVENMISAYNFLRKSDLEILNYVVHPIDGISEFIKVASKDVSVENLKEKVLPYEKMTFDVGHHFLGERFPMELIDKINEIHMMGVHSGKDHEKLDKKTLEDVINFLGRRRISEISLICFEIFNLDDLIDSITLFERTVLKTK, from the coding sequence ATGAGCACAGCGAACAAGCAACTTATTGGTAGCACCTCTTGGGTCATACCTGGAACATACTACGAGAATGCAAGGATTTTGGCACATTTAGTTGACTTTGTTGAACTGTTGGTCTATACATGGGACGATGAAACCAAGGAGCTTTTAGAAAAGGAAGCTAAATATTTAGCAAAACTAACCGGGAAGTATGGTCTGAAATATACTGTCCACTTGCCAACAAACAATGTAGAAAACATGATTAGTGCTTACAATTTTCTGAGGAAATCAGATTTGGAAATTCTGAATTATGTAGTGCATCCAATAGATGGCATAAGTGAGTTTATTAAAGTTGCAAGCAAAGATGTTTCGGTTGAGAACTTGAAGGAAAAGGTCTTGCCCTACGAAAAGATGACTTTTGATGTTGGGCACCATTTTCTTGGTGAAAGATTCCCAATGGAGTTGATTGATAAAATAAACGAAATTCACATGATGGGTGTGCACAGTGGAAAAGACCACGAAAAGCTTGATAAAAAAACGCTTGAAGATGTTATCAACTTTTTAGGAAGAAGGAGAATCTCTGAAATCAGTCTTATATGCTTTGAGATTTTCAATTTAGATGACTTAATAGACTCTATAACACTATTTGAGCGAACTGTTCTTAAAACAAAATAG
- a CDS encoding adenosylcobinamide-GDP ribazoletransferase, translated as MVFVREFMIALSFISRIPVNMKGYQLDAGDIRKVPKYFSIVGYLIGSIYLSGATLSRLIPNVGGSLLVKVISIAAGFYLFDLFHFDGLLDMFDGFLNQSNAERRLEIMSKGNVGPFAVFYGTLYVIVFYQLFSLVPPYALLFSSVFGRLTMTLLILFSKPAKNKGLGALLYPTSKRNLVGILFTLPLIFLSYVGYVLSLLIAISVAIVVNSISERKIGGVTGDVIGGTCLIAQLFILLAFSIFD; from the coding sequence ATGGTGTTCGTGAGAGAGTTTATGATAGCTTTGAGCTTTATATCTCGTATACCCGTTAACATGAAGGGATATCAGTTAGACGCTGGAGATATTCGGAAAGTACCAAAATATTTCTCTATTGTTGGATACCTCATTGGAAGTATCTATCTATCGGGGGCGACATTAAGCAGGCTTATTCCCAACGTAGGTGGAAGTTTATTAGTCAAAGTAATTTCAATTGCAGCAGGTTTTTATCTTTTCGATCTTTTTCACTTTGATGGACTTCTCGACATGTTCGACGGTTTTTTGAACCAGTCGAATGCTGAAAGAAGACTCGAAATAATGTCGAAAGGAAATGTTGGACCTTTTGCTGTTTTTTATGGCACGTTATACGTTATCGTCTTTTATCAACTATTTTCTCTTGTTCCACCATACGCTCTGTTATTTTCTTCTGTCTTTGGACGATTAACGATGACTCTTTTAATTCTTTTCTCTAAACCTGCAAAGAACAAAGGGCTTGGTGCATTACTTTATCCAACGAGCAAAAGAAATCTCGTTGGAATCCTATTTACGCTTCCTTTAATTTTTTTGAGCTACGTGGGATACGTTTTGTCATTGTTAATTGCTATCAGTGTAGCAATCGTGGTTAATTCAATATCCGAAAGAAAAATCGGTGGAGTTACGGGCGATGTCATTGGGGGTACTTGTTTGATTGCACAGTTATTCATTTTACTTGCTTTCTCAATTTTTGATTAA
- a CDS encoding beta-N-acetylhexosaminidase, protein MELILIPYPKVVKQCSGYVGLGTRIATTFYQVAPNSVDKLTKFLGQELRRLGFELSMDRTEALILNLSVNPDVVVDQQGYKMFVEEEISIYANDDVGLFYGVQTLLQLFRNVAETKQLPKLYIHDYPDILNRGVMLDISRDRIPKMDTLKVLVDKLSHLKINQLQLYMEHTFAYKNHRVVWEEYSPLTAEEVRELDEYCKERHIELVPNQNTFGHMAKWLIHDEYKYLAEAPDGFETPWDTKFLQPFSLSPAVPESIKLVDEILQELLPNFSSNKVNIGCDETFDLCQGKSKELCEKIGKGRVYLDFLLKVYNIAKKHKQTVMFWGDIIENHPELIEELPKDMIAMVWGYEADHPFDEKCKLYEQSNISFYVCPGTSTWNSFIGRSKNCIENIKNAISAAKKYHANGVLVTDWGDHGHSQHLPFSWIGFAYMAALSWNYTLDDSIEKVLRAIDIHVFETKEEISNVIFELGEICDRLPYTPNGTPFFYTFLYPENVMNYAQKFRQKTIEDVKSSLNKSLLKLEKLKENNNLKEVVEQIANNVKLAIMGIRTIELLIKYGTIENVEDKEWERFEKDLEDILEEYSRIWLRLNRTGGLKQSLEKLRRIERVRRGERPYLVF, encoded by the coding sequence ATGGAATTAATTCTCATACCTTATCCAAAAGTTGTGAAACAATGTAGCGGTTATGTTGGGCTTGGTACAAGGATTGCAACGACTTTTTATCAGGTTGCTCCAAACAGTGTTGATAAGTTAACAAAATTCTTAGGACAAGAACTAAGAAGATTAGGATTCGAATTATCAATGGATAGAACTGAAGCTTTGATACTTAATTTGTCAGTAAATCCAGACGTAGTTGTAGATCAACAAGGGTACAAGATGTTTGTGGAAGAGGAAATAAGCATTTACGCTAACGATGATGTTGGGCTTTTTTATGGCGTCCAGACACTCTTACAACTCTTCAGAAATGTGGCAGAGACTAAACAATTACCAAAGTTGTACATCCATGATTATCCTGACATACTGAACCGCGGTGTAATGCTCGACATCAGCCGAGATAGAATACCAAAAATGGATACGTTGAAAGTTTTAGTTGACAAATTATCTCATTTGAAAATAAACCAACTACAGCTCTACATGGAACACACATTTGCATACAAGAACCACAGAGTTGTTTGGGAAGAATATTCTCCATTAACCGCCGAAGAAGTAAGAGAATTAGATGAATATTGTAAAGAAAGACACATAGAGCTCGTGCCGAACCAGAATACTTTTGGCCATATGGCAAAGTGGCTCATACACGACGAATACAAATATTTAGCTGAAGCACCAGATGGTTTTGAAACACCATGGGACACTAAATTTCTCCAACCATTTTCGCTTTCTCCCGCTGTTCCCGAATCTATCAAACTTGTTGATGAGATTTTGCAGGAACTCTTACCAAATTTCTCGAGCAACAAAGTCAATATTGGTTGTGATGAGACATTTGACTTATGTCAAGGTAAATCTAAAGAACTTTGCGAAAAGATAGGTAAGGGACGTGTGTATCTTGACTTTCTCTTGAAAGTATATAATATAGCGAAAAAGCACAAACAGACAGTTATGTTCTGGGGAGATATCATTGAAAACCACCCAGAATTGATTGAAGAATTACCGAAAGACATGATAGCTATGGTTTGGGGATATGAGGCTGACCACCCATTTGATGAAAAGTGCAAATTGTACGAGCAAAGCAACATTTCGTTCTATGTGTGCCCAGGTACTTCAACTTGGAATTCATTTATCGGCAGGAGCAAGAATTGTATAGAGAACATCAAAAATGCGATATCGGCTGCTAAGAAATATCATGCTAACGGTGTTTTAGTAACAGATTGGGGAGACCATGGTCATTCTCAGCACCTACCATTTTCGTGGATAGGTTTTGCGTATATGGCTGCACTGAGCTGGAACTATACATTGGATGACAGCATAGAGAAAGTTCTTAGAGCAATAGACATACATGTATTTGAAACAAAAGAGGAAATAAGTAATGTAATTTTTGAACTTGGGGAAATTTGCGATAGATTACCATACACTCCTAATGGCACTCCATTCTTCTACACATTCTTGTATCCTGAAAATGTGATGAATTATGCTCAGAAATTCCGACAAAAGACGATAGAAGATGTGAAAAGTAGCTTAAACAAATCTCTTCTTAAATTAGAGAAGCTTAAGGAAAACAATAATCTTAAGGAAGTTGTCGAACAAATAGCCAATAATGTGAAGCTCGCAATCATGGGAATTAGAACTATTGAATTACTTATCAAGTACGGTACAATAGAGAACGTTGAGGACAAAGAATGGGAAAGATTTGAAAAGGATCTTGAAGACATACTTGAAGAGTATTCAAGAATATGGTTAAGATTAAATCGGACTGGTGGATTGAAACAAAGTTTGGAAAAATTGCGTAGAATAGAAAGAGTAAGAAGAGGGGAACGACCATATTTAGTTTTCTGA
- a CDS encoding diphthine--ammonia ligase: protein MFVFASWSGGKDSALALYYGMKKYGKVDCLFTMLDEDCSSSRAHGFGKDILEKQALLIGTKLITRCSSWESYEENFLDFLSNHAKGGIGIFGDIDLQEHLDWVKRVCSVHNVTVEEPLWKRKREVILEEFSNLGFRALIVSVKKNLGIDEILGNELTNRETHRILEKSGVDICGENGEYHTLVYDGPIFSSPLNFYVEGLYEDDNAKRLKVRAKQL, encoded by the coding sequence TTGTTTGTATTTGCATCGTGGAGTGGAGGAAAAGATTCTGCCTTAGCATTGTACTATGGTATGAAAAAGTACGGTAAAGTTGATTGCCTTTTTACTATGCTTGATGAAGACTGTTCTTCTTCAAGAGCACATGGTTTTGGCAAAGATATACTTGAAAAACAAGCTTTATTAATAGGGACAAAATTGATAACAAGATGCAGCAGCTGGGAAAGTTATGAAGAGAACTTTCTTGATTTTTTAAGTAACCACGCAAAAGGAGGAATCGGAATTTTCGGTGATATTGACTTACAAGAGCATCTTGATTGGGTAAAAAGAGTTTGCAGCGTTCATAATGTTACTGTAGAAGAGCCTCTCTGGAAGAGGAAAAGAGAAGTGATTTTAGAAGAGTTCTCAAACTTGGGATTTAGAGCTCTGATTGTATCTGTAAAGAAAAACTTAGGTATTGATGAAATCCTTGGTAATGAACTAACGAACAGAGAGACACATAGAATTCTTGAAAAATCCGGTGTCGATATCTGTGGTGAGAATGGTGAATACCATACGCTTGTCTATGACGGACCAATATTCAGCTCTCCCCTTAATTTCTACGTTGAAGGGCTCTACGAAGACGACAATGCAAAGCGACTAAAAGTTAGAGCGAAACAACTTTAA
- the cbiB gene encoding adenosylcobinamide-phosphate synthase CbiB gives MFLWDNTIDNVISLTIAVTFDIIFGEYPTAIHPVVYFGFLSKFFDKHTQRCSSASERFVLGMVSEIFEISFWLSIIFFVLGLRSNYYLIYIVLCSYLTKSTFAIKSLYTHVERCNVEDEKILRQNVSMIVSRDTRNLSKQHLYSAALESLAENFNDSVVAPIFYFLLFGLPGAVVYRIINTYDALFGYRNQTYEWFGKLPARLDDVANYIPARLSALIISLFNFRNALKYIKLYGRLKINGTYPMSAFAGVLSVGFEKIGMYRFEGKLPEKSDLKRGLKLYKNICSLWLFIVFLSYAVRILLNAGGVI, from the coding sequence ATGTTCCTTTGGGATAATACAATTGATAATGTAATTTCACTAACTATTGCTGTCACATTTGACATAATTTTCGGAGAATATCCAACAGCCATTCATCCGGTTGTATACTTTGGATTTCTAAGTAAGTTTTTTGACAAGCACACTCAAAGATGCAGTAGCGCTTCCGAAAGATTTGTTTTAGGAATGGTCTCAGAAATTTTCGAAATTTCGTTTTGGCTGAGCATAATATTTTTTGTTCTTGGTTTAAGATCTAATTATTACCTTATCTACATAGTACTGTGTTCTTACCTTACTAAATCAACCTTTGCAATTAAGAGCCTTTATACGCATGTTGAAAGATGTAATGTAGAAGATGAAAAAATCTTAAGGCAAAATGTTTCCATGATTGTTAGCAGAGATACAAGAAACTTATCAAAGCAGCATCTCTACTCGGCAGCACTCGAAAGCTTAGCAGAGAATTTCAATGATTCAGTTGTAGCGCCCATTTTCTATTTTTTGCTATTCGGTTTGCCTGGTGCTGTGGTCTATAGAATAATTAACACATACGATGCGCTGTTTGGGTACAGAAATCAAACGTATGAATGGTTTGGGAAACTTCCAGCAAGGCTTGATGATGTTGCAAACTACATTCCCGCAAGATTAAGTGCACTGATTATTTCACTGTTCAATTTTCGTAATGCTCTCAAATACATCAAGCTCTACGGGAGATTGAAAATAAACGGCACTTATCCGATGAGTGCGTTTGCCGGCGTACTGAGCGTTGGATTTGAAAAAATCGGTATGTATAGATTTGAAGGGAAACTTCCAGAAAAGAGTGATTTGAAGCGTGGATTGAAGCTGTATAAAAACATTTGCTCATTATGGTTATTCATAGTCTTTCTTTCTTATGCAGTGAGAATATTACTCAACGCTGGGGGCGTCATATGA
- a CDS encoding aminotransferase class I/II-fold pyridoxal phosphate-dependent enzyme yields MSVFHGGINKETIIDFSVSINPLKPDFLKGIFKLGEEYSSKYTYIEWLEEDFKNVFGEDCEIFAGATEVLQIIGFKSLEDAEVIIPTPNYGEYERVAQFNENKIYKVSIVDFDNRRLDYERILRLSKKIRTKSRKKMYVMLSNPNNPTGIYAELDDLVRELENYGVTCIIDESFIDFVSEELKGKYNLDNFENVIRIRTFTKILGYPGIRIGYAKSKKFSEFLKQYRSPWGVGSLGYLAIQEIIKNYSKFLEFKVLTQRYISQERERFQRYAYFPSSVNYFVIKVGNSFDNTKEFLNFINNNGMHVRTMYDFGMESFVRIGLKNANENAKLIQKLVECRKE; encoded by the coding sequence ATGAGCGTTTTTCATGGTGGAATAAACAAAGAAACTATAATTGATTTTTCAGTTTCAATCAATCCTTTAAAACCCGATTTTTTGAAGGGTATATTTAAACTTGGTGAGGAGTACTCATCGAAATACACTTATATAGAATGGCTTGAAGAGGATTTTAAAAATGTCTTTGGTGAAGATTGCGAAATCTTCGCCGGAGCTACTGAGGTTTTGCAAATTATCGGCTTCAAATCGCTTGAAGATGCTGAGGTAATCATTCCAACTCCAAATTACGGAGAATACGAACGCGTTGCACAATTTAATGAAAACAAAATATATAAAGTTAGTATAGTCGATTTTGACAACCGTCGATTAGATTACGAACGAATCCTTCGGCTGTCAAAAAAGATTAGAACAAAGAGTAGAAAAAAGATGTATGTCATGTTGAGCAACCCGAACAATCCAACGGGCATTTATGCAGAACTCGATGATTTAGTTCGGGAATTAGAAAACTATGGTGTGACATGCATAATTGATGAATCCTTTATAGACTTTGTATCCGAAGAGTTAAAGGGAAAATATAATTTAGACAACTTTGAAAATGTTATTCGTATAAGAACATTTACGAAAATTCTCGGGTATCCGGGAATAAGGATTGGATATGCCAAAAGCAAGAAATTTTCTGAATTTCTTAAACAATACCGAAGTCCGTGGGGCGTTGGTTCTCTTGGTTACCTTGCAATTCAAGAGATTATTAAGAATTACAGCAAATTCCTTGAATTCAAGGTATTAACCCAGAGATATATCTCTCAAGAACGTGAACGGTTTCAAAGGTACGCTTACTTTCCTTCAAGTGTAAACTACTTTGTTATTAAGGTTGGAAACAGCTTTGATAATACCAAAGAGTTTTTGAATTTCATCAACAATAATGGAATGCACGTGCGGACTATGTACGATTTTGGAATGGAATCTTTTGTAAGGATCGGACTAAAGAACGCTAATGAAAATGCAAAACTAATTCAAAAACTTGTGGAATGTAGAAAAGAATGA
- a CDS encoding sulfide-dependent adenosine diphosphate thiazole synthase, with product MLKELSSKKDYRISELIVERYFQKLKANLEVDVAIAGAGPSALALAIELSKAGKKVAIFEAKNEPGGGIWGGGMMFNELVLESELEGFLKEYSIKYVKHGDLITVDSVHFASALLYHATLNGAVLFNNVFVEDLVMYDKRVCGVVINWLPTVKERLHVDPITVVAKFTVDGTGHPANLVRLLSKRGIMMSVTGSTENLCSCGTVDYEFPMDAENGEKFVVENTREIYPGLYVMGMAAVSVGGGPRMGPIFGGMIFSGIRAAELILSELKRLD from the coding sequence ATGTTGAAGGAATTAAGCAGCAAAAAAGATTATCGAATTTCAGAGCTCATTGTGGAAAGGTATTTTCAGAAATTAAAAGCAAACCTCGAGGTAGACGTTGCTATTGCAGGTGCGGGACCAAGCGCGTTAGCACTCGCTATCGAACTGTCTAAAGCGGGGAAGAAAGTTGCAATCTTTGAAGCCAAGAACGAGCCCGGCGGTGGAATTTGGGGTGGCGGAATGATGTTCAACGAATTGGTTTTAGAAAGCGAGTTAGAGGGTTTTCTCAAAGAGTATTCTATAAAATATGTCAAGCACGGCGATTTGATAACCGTTGATTCCGTGCACTTTGCGTCCGCACTGCTGTATCATGCAACCCTTAACGGCGCTGTTCTTTTCAATAACGTTTTTGTCGAAGATTTGGTCATGTACGATAAACGCGTTTGTGGTGTGGTTATAAACTGGCTTCCAACAGTCAAAGAAAGGCTTCATGTCGATCCGATTACCGTTGTTGCTAAATTCACCGTAGACGGTACCGGGCATCCGGCTAATCTTGTTAGGTTACTATCAAAACGCGGGATTATGATGAGTGTCACAGGTTCAACGGAAAATCTTTGCAGCTGTGGTACTGTCGATTACGAATTTCCAATGGATGCAGAAAATGGTGAAAAGTTCGTTGTTGAAAATACAAGAGAGATTTATCCCGGACTTTACGTGATGGGAATGGCTGCCGTGAGCGTTGGTGGTGGACCAAGAATGGGACCAATATTCGGAGGGATGATTTTTTCAGGTATCCGTGCAGCAGAGTTAATATTGTCTGAATTGAAAAGGTTGGACTAA
- the cobU gene encoding bifunctional adenosylcobinamide kinase/adenosylcobinamide-phosphate guanylyltransferase, protein MITLITGGVKSGKSTFAQNYILKKPYSKRAYIATSVPFDDEMRERIERHKKERGTLFDAFEEPVEVHKVLKKLSGGYDVALIECITTYLGNLFHYNYDVENYTENLINILETVDYDVVIVTNEVGFGIVPENKLARQYAETLGKLNSRLAGISNEVYVLFSGIEVRIR, encoded by the coding sequence ATGATTACATTGATAACCGGCGGGGTAAAATCTGGCAAGAGCACGTTTGCACAAAATTACATATTGAAAAAGCCCTACTCTAAGAGGGCATATATAGCAACAAGTGTACCATTTGACGATGAGATGAGAGAGCGCATAGAACGGCACAAAAAAGAACGCGGAACATTGTTTGATGCATTCGAAGAACCTGTGGAAGTACACAAAGTATTAAAAAAGCTCAGTGGAGGTTATGACGTTGCACTAATTGAATGCATTACGACTTATCTCGGCAATTTATTCCATTACAATTACGACGTGGAAAACTACACTGAAAATCTGATCAATATCTTAGAGACTGTCGATTATGATGTTGTTATAGTCACAAATGAAGTTGGCTTCGGAATAGTACCTGAAAACAAACTTGCAAGACAGTACGCAGAAACACTTGGAAAGCTCAATTCGAGACTTGCAGGCATATCAAACGAGGTTTACGTACTCTTCAGTGGGATTGAGGTAAGGATAAGATGA
- a CDS encoding cobyric acid synthase, with product MKKGSLMIQGTSSAVGKSIITLALCRYFSNNGYKVAPFKSQNLSSVSFTSNSGQIFAWAQALQAFGAKTKPIEEMNPVLIKPVGGGYSEVFLLGKSLGRLHYTDYNRRKTFLWRKIREAYNTLLEKHDIVIVEGAGSPVELNLKKGDIVNMKVAKSFNIPVLIVGNIHLGGVFASLYGTYKLLSRAEQKLVKGFIINKFKGSKEHLGDGLKTLEKLTKVRTVGIVPFIDHHLEDEDDAGKSSKNIEKNMDSSSFTDELDSEIECISKIICDNLDMVYIKELLFRGDRIWN from the coding sequence ATGAAAAAAGGTTCATTAATGATTCAAGGTACATCTTCAGCGGTTGGTAAATCTATAATCACACTTGCGCTATGTAGATATTTTTCGAATAATGGTTACAAAGTCGCACCGTTTAAGTCTCAAAACCTCTCCTCTGTGTCGTTTACTTCCAACAGCGGTCAAATCTTTGCATGGGCTCAAGCGCTCCAAGCTTTTGGAGCTAAAACTAAACCAATTGAGGAGATGAATCCTGTATTAATCAAGCCGGTCGGCGGAGGATACAGTGAGGTATTTTTGCTTGGCAAGAGCTTGGGAAGATTACATTATACGGACTACAATCGGAGAAAAACATTTTTGTGGAGAAAGATTAGAGAGGCGTATAACACTCTTTTAGAGAAACATGATATAGTTATTGTGGAAGGTGCAGGAAGTCCCGTCGAGCTTAACCTTAAAAAAGGTGATATTGTAAACATGAAAGTAGCTAAGAGTTTTAATATACCAGTGCTAATCGTTGGAAATATACATCTTGGCGGAGTTTTTGCTTCACTATATGGAACATACAAACTACTATCAAGAGCTGAACAAAAGCTTGTCAAAGGATTCATCATAAACAAATTCAAAGGCAGTAAAGAACACTTAGGCGATGGACTGAAGACTCTTGAAAAATTGACTAAAGTTAGGACTGTTGGTATTGTTCCATTTATCGATCACCATCTTGAAGACGAAGACGATGCTGGAAAGAGTTCAAAAAACATTGAGAAAAACATGGACTCATCATCTTTCACAGATGAACTTGATAGTGAAATAGAATGTATATCAAAGATCATTTGCGATAATTTAGACATGGTTTATATAAAAGAACTTCTATTTAGGGGGGATAGAATATGGAATTAA